The Macadamia integrifolia cultivar HAES 741 chromosome 3, SCU_Mint_v3, whole genome shotgun sequence genome segment TGTCACAAACCTCTCCATCGCCGGCCCAGGCAAGGAAATCGACACCACAATCCCATCCACTCCTTTATGGTCCCTGAACGCTATGTAGAAACCCAGCACCCCAGGAAATATTCCAACACCCGTCTTGGCTGGCCCACCATATACTGCCTTCCCCCACCCAAAATCAACGTCCACGAAATTCGCACGTGTCAAATCCGAAACGACAATGTTTCTCACTGCGGTTAAGTGGGGCCGGCCCTTCATCACCAATAGATTTGTCTGTGATCTCATGAACTCCTCGGTCGCCTCCGATTTTGCTTTCTTCACCAATTCCAGCGCGTAACTTAACGGATTTTGACACAGTTCAGCCGCCGTTGATATCGCCGTCGTAAATGCCAGCACATTCCCATAGTAACCTACCGGCACCGGTGGTCGGAACTTGGCACGTGCGTTAACGATCACAACCACACGAGTATCCTCTTCCGGTTCGGGTTCGATAGCGATTGTGCGGCATCGCCAAAGGCATGCGGTAAGTAGTTCAAACGTGGTACACTTGCGTAGGTGAAAAGGGAGATGTTTACGTAAAGCTGCCAACTCAGATGGGCCCAAGAAGATAGGGCGGTGGGCCATGTCGTCGAGAGGGATGCTGAGTGTACCCTTAGTATCAGGCACTTCATCGTACTCACGGTGTAAGAAGGTCACACCTGATGGGTGAGGGTCCCTTGCGTTGAGGAGCTCCCTCTTCCACACGGGTGGCACAGAAGGAGATTGTGCGCCACGTGCCATTTCACCCAAAGTTGACATGAACTGTAGCAAGCCAGCTGCGTCGCCCAAAGTGTGGTTCAATCGGAGGGCGAAGATGAATCCACCACACATTAGACGGGTCACCTGCATCCAATTTAACGAAGATTTCCGAACCGTTAGATGATAATACTGATGTGGCACCATTAGCTAgtttaaaattgagaaaattacacgattacccacttttagatttttcttcacaaaattacccacaaaaaattAA includes the following:
- the LOC122072760 gene encoding benzyl alcohol O-benzoyltransferase-like; the protein is MASSPSSLVFKVQRCEPELVTPAKPTPHEFKYLSDIDDQECLRFQLPMIQVYRNEPEMREKNPVKVIRKALAEALVFYYPLAGRIREVHGRKLVVDCTGEGALFIEADADVSLDQFSDAALLPTFSCLKELLYDVPGSSDIIGCPLLLIQVTRLMCGGFIFALRLNHTLGDAAGLLQFMSTLGEMARGAQSPSVPPVWKRELLNARDPHPSGVTFLHREYDEVPDTKGTLSIPLDDMAHRPIFLGPSELAALRKHLPFHLRKCTTFELLTACLWRCRTIAIEPEPEEDTRVVVIVNARAKFRPPVPVGYYGNVLAFTTAISTAAELCQNPLSYALELVKKAKSEATEEFMRSQTNLLVMKGRPHLTAVRNIVVSDLTRANFVDVDFGWGKAVYGGPAKTGVGIFPGVLGFYIAFRDHKGVDGIVVSISLPGPAMERFVTEIENMVKEPPVDG